The Leptodactylus fuscus isolate aLepFus1 chromosome 5, aLepFus1.hap2, whole genome shotgun sequence genome segment aggagacctggagctaatgcTGCAATCAGAGTTCACTGTGAGTTCAGGTATTGCACttactggtttaaaaaaaaaaaaccccggggCCAGTCCTCACCAGCCCCAAGTCTTTAGCATTACAGGTCGGCTTCCACACGGCGAGATTGCAGAAACTATCCTGTTCCTATGGCAACTGGGAGCCTTATAAAGGCTCCTAGGCCTGCCATGAGAAAATAACTATGAGCAGCCTCAATAGTTATGTTgcaaaagtcccatagactgcaatacagttgtgaaTCGTAAGTGGtttctctatagatttaatattggaagaaaaaaatgcagaggtAAATACAGCAGAAATTGTgtgaaaaaatgctgtggaaagaaAAGGAATGggtttttgctcattttttttctgcagcatctttcagctgtattttactgtgtggggccttagcaacAGTAAGACCTATCACTTTCTTAGAAGGCATGGCATACGGTTTTCAATCTACCCATATAAAGTTAGTATGAGGGAAGGCAAAGTAGTCAACATTTGTTTATTGCTTTAACTGACCATACACTAATCAGTTTCTTTAAGGAGAAAATATGGCAAAAAAGAAAATCTTTTGTGGCATCTTCATGGTAATTCAAGCCTCAAAGCTAAAGGCCAACTCCTGGGACTCCCGAAGATCAGCACATTGAGGGGATCCCTACATTTTTACATAGGCACCAAAGACCCTTTATTGTGCTGCTTGGCAGATGTCCTGGTGTTTAGACCCCCCACCAAACATTGCTGGCCTATCTTTTAAATAGGTCATCAGGGCTATAGGTCATCTATCTTGGGAACAGGCCATCAATAAGTTCTtgaggacccctttaaaaaaaattaaaatcagttTGTAATAGTGCCACCTCAGATTGTTCTTCCGTGAGAGCTCTAACAACAGATCATCAGTgtcagtatacagatatataagaTGGGGTAAAGCTATAAAAAATCATTAGCATATGTCTCTAGTCTCTAGCTTCATTACAGAATCTGCTAATACAGACATTTTAGGAAATAGTTTTAATAGTAGTAAGAAGTGCAGCACAATATAAGAACTGACGTGACATATAGATTTTTGTCATAATGCACTGTACCTGAGACTCCTTTAAGGAAAGGTTAATTGCAAGTTTTTTCCTGTCAGCTTTGCTGATGTACTTTTGTTTTTGGAACATTTTCTCAAGTGCCTTTCTCTGATCATCAGAAAACACTGCTCGTCTTAAGATTACTCTTCTTGTTTTGGAGTTGGAATCTTTAGGTAGTACATGAAGTTCACGAGTGTTTCCTTAACAAAAATAAAGAAGTGGACTAAATGAAcaattttattgttacagaatgCTCTTGTTTATTGAATTCATAAGGAACTATAATTAATACTAATAATTTTAGAGTAATTTACTACATACATAATGTATTATACTAGCCCTGTCACAAATGATCAGAGGTTAGCTGTGGTTAACACTTATTACATTTTCCACTGACCTATAGCATACACATAAAAGGCTTTAATCCTTTACACAAGATAGGGAGTAGCATACCGATCAGGTATTCTGATCGCCAGGCACCCCACCAATAATGGGAACTGGGGTCCGTCTTATTCCTCTGTCTGAATGGATCAcaagactgcgcatgcgcactgtagctccattcattctctaatgCAGGATCAGAGATAGCCATGGACAGCAGTATACATGATTCACCTGCCCGCTACAATTTGGACAGGCTTATGGGAACCAATCAGCATGTTTTTCCCTATCCTGTAGAAATAGGAAACGTTAAAGGTTGGACCAAACCCTTTAAGAGAATATGCATATATCCATACAACGATTCTGTACTATCAGCATATTATATTTAGCTGTAGTATGCACCCACTGGCTTCTATGGTGTCATGATATAATTCTATATGCCTACAATTTTATATGGAGGCATCTGAGGTTGTATTCTGTATATATCCATCAGAAAGAAAACTTGACAGATCCCGTCGGACATTATATTATGGTAATACCCTTTGTTTCTAGGGGACCATCTTCATAATACAGTTTTATGGTGGCACAATATGAAGGAGCTGTTCATGGGGAGTTCAGTGCAGATGGTCAAATGAAAATGATCATATGGCCGACAACTATCACCTCTGAATAGCTATCATATTCTATTCTGGAGAACACCGACACACATAGAGCATAAGATATTGGTGCCAGACACTAAGAAAAAAAGTGATATACAACATAATAAATCAGATTCTCTACTATTTCTATTGTCTATGTCGATTGTACCACTGTTTGTGCAATGTTATATTTAGGGCTAATTTATACCATTATGTTAGCAATGGTGTGTGTGCTATTTAACTATTCCTAATAGAGTATGTCACCATCAATATCAGAAGCCAAGCAGTGTGTTTCATGTAATAACTTAGCATTCATGTGATGATAGCACAATTTCCTTCTTGATGCATCAGAAGTTGCTTTTGTCTCAATTGAAACAAAttggtgtgaacaagccctaataaATTGCTCCTTACAGTTGCAGCGAGAAGTGTCTCCGTAATGTGTACAGCAATATTGATTTGACTTTTTGTGGTAGACCACCATGGAGTGAGGAAAAGGTTTAGTCATGGTTTTCATTTTTCTATTGTCATTCATTGCCTCCTTGTTAAATGGACAATTAATAGGACACTGTGAAAACTGGGCATCAGTCTGGGTTAATAAACAGTCCTGGCAGTTGATAATGTGACCTATGTATTCAACCAGTTTCTCTATATACTCATCTCACGCTTTTAATCCCTTTTCaggtaatagaggttacaggagaAGATGAGCTTAAAAGAGTctataaaagtcatttttattcaCTGCTTTATTTTTCACTCAAGTGTTTAAATGCTGTTCAGAGGTCCTATTGGAATGTGACAGAGGATAAAGGATTGTATATAGTTCTATGCTTCATAGCTGTACAAAAGGGCAAATGACCCTTGCCGAGGCCTtttcagcatgaaatggtccCTAAAGTTCATCTGCACAGTGAAAAATTGTGGTAAAGTCGCGTGTGGATGAGTAAAGAGAAAGTGGCGATTGGTCATGGTACTGTCATCCATTCTAATGCAATCCAGGCATGGTAAGATGCTCTGTGGGAAAGTATCAGCCCCCTTCAGAGCCGCTCTTAAGCTTGCAGCTCATTAAACGACCACCATTTATTGCCTCACTTGTCTCAAACTATTCACTTTAACAACTGTTGAACTTTATTAAAGCCAGCAAAATTACCCTATAGTGTAGCCTGCCTAAGACTAAAACTTCAAGTGGATGttttgaagctggaaataaatgactaaaataataataataataatttttacaaTTTATTTGGGTGTCTCTTTGTTCATTATTTTTACTGACTTATAgatgttttttatatatttaaaaatatattatattgtaaatcTAGCAATATACTACATACAATCCTATCAAAGTCATTTCATATGACATCTATCACGTAAACACTCGATTTACATCTATCCTTAATTTAGTATAAGTCCTTAGCAGTACATTAAGCATTGTGTCAAAGATGAAGAATGCAAGAGTTCCAGATATTTTGGGAACAAGGAAGCTATTAGCCTCTTGTATAGCCGGTTTAGTTTCCATTGGGGCATTTTCAATTGTTCAGTTCCTATATAGGATAAATCTTCAGAAGGGACGCTGAATAAGACTGCTGTGATTTTTCTTAGGAATTAGCGTCTCACTATTGCATCACCAATTAGCTTTCTAGGACCCATTAAATCCTGCTGCTCTGGTTTACAAAATAACTGAAGCATTACTGATGAAGCATAAAGACTTACTCGGAAAAGCAGTGGGGGAGGCTGGGTGCTGACAGGACCTACCACAGCAGGCAGCGTAGAATGGCGGTGATTGTAGATAGAAGTATTTAGAAACACCTGCAAAAGTACAAATGGATGCATACATTTCAATGTAATCCACCAAGAGAATTTCATTCATTGAAAAAGTGACAAGAATAATCAGGATTAATCTGAAGAGAAAGCACATTAGTAGAAAAGTGACGTTTATTCAAAAGGCAGAGGTTTTAATGGTTAAAATGTAGTCCATGATGTCAGTAACAAATGATTGTTCGTGCTAGAAATAACATGCTGAAAGTaagtttattatattttatgaATTACACTAATAATCTTCATATtgatcatttttatttatatacttattacttgctgacatattccacagcacttttcaacTTATTCATTACAGAAAAACATAACTAAACAATTCAAATGCTTTcagtgaggaccctgctcacaagagcttacaatctatgcagACATGGTCACCATGGAAATATGTTACCATGCAAATACTTATCTTGTTTAGTGGTCCAGTCATCTTTTATAAGAAACTGGTTAGTATAAATGATCAAAATATATACTTAATTTTTGAAGATTTTACTGAGTAgcatagatcaatgtataatactggAAATGCAGTTCATATTTCATATTCTGAGGCAtggtttctcatcactctcccatacagcccatggttcacatctgcgttcactattccattcggggagtccgcttggggaatatggataagggctcgttcacatctgcgcccggtctctgttatgccggtttccgtttcctgcccgaaactgggcaggagatggaaacctgcaggcatttttcaaacccattcaaatgaatgggtttgaaaagtgtccgggccgtgatcgcccgtgagcgtcttcagcTCTCCGTGAcgcaaccgttttttttttgttttttttttaactggacacaaagttggacatgcagcacTTTTGTCCAGTTTgataaaaaacggtttcaccgcggagagcacaaaacgctcactggtgctcgcggccggacacggtctgtcaggtttccatcttctgtctgcagaagatggaaacctgagaacggagacaggacgctggtgtgaaaccagcgtcaggccccacgttgtgaaaatgcagcatttttatgttgcagtttttgctgtggttttttttgagccaaagtcagttaTGACTTGAAAagaggaatgaaaaatataaaagtagtatTTAGACGATTCCTTTCTGATAAATCAACTACTGACtttgtctataaaaaaaaaaaaaactactgcaaaaaactgcaagaaaagactctgtttctgtaacgtggggccttagcctaagaccagGGCGCCATGTAGCATAAACGACTCAATTTGGAAATGGTGTTTTACTGTGctggaaaagtggatgggattctggctaatctcatccacacattgcagaaaaatatccgcagcagacatgtcaattatacctatggaaatgctggcatatAGTATAGGTATAGTAGAAGCAGAAAGTttacagagaaaaactctgcaaactctcTGTGTAAAGCGTTATGGGAAGAACAGCGTTTTCTGCCACAGTTTTCCCGGCAGCATTTAATTTGACAACTGACCCTTTTTAGTTTACTGTATATTGTGTACAAACAGTTTATTCAGATACAATATGCATAATAGTCTGCACATAGATAAACCAGCATGTATCAGACTTGTGTATACCTTTCTGGCTCAACTTGTTCAATATTTATCAACTGGTACATCCTATTACATTTGGAAGAACTTGGACAGTTAGGATCTAGGGAGGGGAGATATggtactacagccttgcagcgctggagtccttggttcgaatcctgctaagaacaatatctgcaaggagtttgtatgttttccccgtgtttatgtggatttcctccaggcactccggtttcttcccacactccaaagacatactgatagggaatgtagattgtgagccctacagtgACTGTcagtgtctgtaaagtgctgtagaatatgtaTTTTATAAGAATTACGTGGTGTTTCCAGTGGGCCTCCAAGTTTTCACGTACAATATATGCACTGGGCTTCAGCAGTAGGGCTTACCTGAAGCTCACTTCAGAATTATTATTTACAGTATTTATTAGTGACCAGAACTGGGAACTGATGCACACTATGAGGCACGTTATTGTACCCTGTGGTCTATACTAAGACTTATCTATATATATGATCACTACTGAAGCTGTTCTCTTATCAAGCAGCAACATGATAAACAATTAACTAACACTAAGGTTCATATCTGTCTTGGTATTCCAtccagactcccccccccccccgaacggaataccgaacgcaactgcaagtggtttgccagtgaaagcacacggaccccacagactatggggtctgtgtgctttcaatgcacaccacttgcagttgtgttcggtattccgttggggggggccagactcccgaacgcagatgtgaatgaagggtaagctGGTAAAAGCCGAGTCACTAGAAATGTGAGTGTAGAATGTTATAAAGCCTTTTCCGGAAAATAAAAATAGGCTACGTTTCCAATATATGCTCAAATGGCCATACTACTACCAAATAAGCATAGCATTTTGTATTATCTTTATAAATAATCCATGGTCATGGTACAagtcatattaaccccttcccgacatacgCCGAAATCAGGAGTTGAGTGGCTGCCATAACCACTGAGTCTCTGCTGTATTGTGGGCTTTAAGGTCCCTGGTGGAGACACCGCCATTTGGATGAGGCTCACCAGAACCTGGAACGAGATATGGGGCTGGTGATCCATTGCCATAACAGCCGTGATCTTATTGAAGGCTTGTCCggcattcatttgtatgacaggctgctttaTGCTGCCTGTCATATAAATGCTGGTATTTTGCATTGTATTGTATGTATTgcaatagtgatcagaccccctggggttcaatagacttaggtggtctaataaataaagtaaaactacaaaaatataaaataaaaagtattaaaaattcaaatcacctccccctccctttccctagaatacatataaaagtagaaaataaccATGAAAcgcatgcacattaggtatccaagtgtctgaaaatgcctgctctacaaactcataaaaacagcttttttcccgtatggtgaatgctgtagtaggaaaaaaaagacaccattttttgctgtttcgcctctgataaaaaattttaataaaaaaattatcaaagcaataCACATTCCCCCGAATGGTATGActtaaaagtacacctggccactCAAAAAAGACACCATATGCATCTCCGTACATTGAAATATAACaaaattacaggtgtcagaatatggcaactaagaaaaaaaagattttttgcaaacttttggatttttgttaaggggttaaaatgtaaatataactgTACAAATTTGATATCCTCTGAATTGTACGGaagcatagaatacaggtgatgtcattttggctgtacaataaaaaaaaatgtaaaatcaaaacctgtaagaaagtcacacaaatatactttttctccagttcctcccctttctgattttttttcagctttccagTATATTGTGCAGAATAACaaatgataccattatgaagaaaaattaaGCCTTCATAAGggtctgtgaacggaaaaataaaaaaaagttatggggttttggaAGAAGAGGAGTCAAAACAAAATCGAAAAAATGCCTCTGCCTATAAAAAAAAGTGTGCTATGTAAAGTTTTATTATGTGAATACAGATATATTATTACAATATTCTAAGTTATCAAGTTTTACTTTTCGGTACAATAAAATTAATACATTGTAAGAATCACATCACACTGCGGCTTATGAAATTATAACAAAATGATACATATTTCTCACTTAGTAGTTGCATGTATTGTTTGTATGTTGCATTGCATGTTTATGTTAGAATAATAATCACAATGACAAAACCCACAAACATATCACTTAGAGAATTCTGATTTAGTATTGCAGTAATGGGAGATTATCAGGTAGAAAAGCACCAGGTGATACAAAATACATGGTCATGGTTCATTCTCTAACCACTATCTACAAGCGTACAATCATCACATGAGAACAGATGGTACGTGCCAGCTGCTGAATTGGCTGGTTTCGGGAGAATGGTAAATCATCGTCTCATTAATTAATCATATTATTGTTTAATTTGGTGTGAATTACTTGGCCACTTCCATTACCTACATAGACGTCTCATGGTGTGACTTTCCAGCAGAAAATTGAACAAACATCATTAAGTGTAACTATAGTCAGTAGGTTACCGCTGTAATGACACTTTATAGGTAAGGTATTTCAAATATTCAATCATTTTGATGCACAATAATTTTATATCAACTTGTCACATTTTACTTTTAGCATAACTATAACACAATTGTGTATATACGTCAATAGGTTTTGTATATATCCTATCCAAGCCTGACCACATGTTCATTAGCATATACACAGAGActggctatacagtatattatatcagACAGAACATACCTGTGGTAGGGAggggatcagctgtttggagataTGGAACCTGAAGCCCATCTGATGGATTAATGAGGTGAAAAGCCCATGTTGCAGGATATGTACCTCCCAAGGGGCTGATTTGTTCCGCTGCAGGACACAGTGTTCCTGGCAAAGTGCTGCAAGTTACAGGAACATACTTCATAGCAGGCTGCTCAACATCCCTCAACAGATTTTCAATTAAGAAACTTCTACCTATACCTCCACAACCATGAGGCTCCCTGGTGTGGTAGGGTGATGG includes the following:
- the DBX2 gene encoding homeobox protein DBX2 — encoded protein: MMPGILSSHVVNWDLMAQSPSPYHTREPHGCGGIGRSFLIENLLRDVEQPAMKYVPVTCSTLPGTLCPAAEQISPLGGTYPATWAFHLINPSDGLQVPYLQTADPLPTTGVSKYFYLQSPPFYAACCGRSCQHPASPTAFPRNTRELHVLPKDSNSKTRRVILRRAVFSDDQRKALEKMFQKQKYISKADRKKLAINLSLKESQVKIWFQNRRMKWRNSKEKEVLTNHCIKEGHFEEKVSQTAPSIPRCSMESDMSDLLCTNKIRKEKTSSNRVKIAEQLVPDLTEQYATDLHRNRGKQQWQTKKDV